A portion of the Paenibacillus hamazuiensis genome contains these proteins:
- a CDS encoding sensor histidine kinase, whose protein sequence is MHYRWTTYKKIILLVLLLLVPTVILYSYSHVTSVNVIENEIQEASLNRIFTLSSQMDNIVEQLSILSIVVSKDPAIKQLNKSGREKTDPLKQLELQESLVRSLDLLSATSRWINGITIYLPGLKQAYSNDYSGVYNPEYLQRNVTTDWRYNRMEQGDSYFSKFVPSPLTSYKNPLEAESLIEVRFSKQNIVNMLSEFKSENKGEPFLYKAGSEPIASGEADMERIRQITSYLDGKQPDNSGHLMLTLDGEQFIVNYLKNKSLQWYLVDYMPLEQTLKPIFHTRNMFYFAMCFMLGLSAVVAFFLYKQVQVPIRMLMHGVQGIQRGTYSYRLQYHPKNEFEFLFYRFNEMAAEIQRLIETVYKENIRFREAKLKQLQSQINPHFLYNCLFFVKNMIAIDDKSSATAMVLNLAQYYRFITKLESTMTSLGDEMKLVRSYLDIQNLRMERFHYEIDIPDSMLETPIPRLLIQPIVENAIIHGIGNIEGYGIISIEGKETDSDYKIMIDDNGNGLSEEKAAELLDRISRPLDGESGCGLWNVHQRLQLQFNKQEGLQFAASPLGGLRVIVSWGKTIASDSDRRE, encoded by the coding sequence ATGCATTATCGCTGGACGACATACAAAAAAATTATACTGCTTGTGCTGCTGCTGCTTGTACCGACGGTCATTTTGTACAGTTATTCGCATGTAACCTCCGTTAACGTGATCGAGAACGAAATTCAGGAAGCAAGCTTGAACCGCATTTTCACCTTATCTTCGCAAATGGACAACATTGTGGAGCAGCTTTCCATTTTATCGATTGTCGTCAGCAAAGATCCGGCGATCAAACAGCTCAACAAATCGGGAAGAGAGAAAACCGACCCTCTCAAGCAGTTGGAACTGCAGGAATCGCTTGTCCGAAGCTTGGATTTGCTGAGCGCCACGAGCCGCTGGATCAACGGCATCACGATATATTTGCCCGGTTTGAAACAGGCTTACTCCAATGACTACTCCGGCGTGTATAATCCGGAATACTTGCAGCGTAACGTGACGACCGATTGGCGGTATAACCGGATGGAACAAGGCGATTCGTATTTCAGCAAATTTGTGCCGAGCCCGCTGACGTCCTACAAAAACCCGCTTGAAGCCGAATCGCTCATTGAAGTTCGTTTCTCCAAGCAAAATATCGTGAATATGCTCTCCGAGTTCAAAAGCGAGAACAAGGGTGAACCGTTTCTTTACAAAGCCGGTTCGGAACCGATTGCCAGCGGCGAAGCCGATATGGAACGAATCCGGCAAATTACCTCTTATCTGGACGGGAAACAGCCGGATAACAGCGGCCACCTGATGCTGACACTGGACGGCGAGCAATTTATCGTCAATTATTTGAAAAATAAAAGCCTGCAGTGGTATTTGGTCGATTATATGCCGCTGGAGCAGACGCTGAAGCCGATTTTCCACACCAGAAATATGTTTTATTTCGCCATGTGTTTTATGCTCGGTCTCAGCGCCGTCGTTGCCTTTTTCCTGTACAAGCAGGTGCAGGTTCCTATCCGGATGCTGATGCACGGCGTTCAAGGCATCCAGCGGGGAACATATTCATACAGGCTTCAATATCATCCGAAAAACGAATTCGAATTTTTATTTTATCGCTTCAACGAGATGGCAGCGGAAATTCAGCGTTTGATCGAAACGGTGTATAAGGAAAACATACGTTTTCGCGAGGCGAAGCTGAAGCAGCTGCAATCGCAGATTAACCCGCATTTTTTATACAACTGTTTGTTTTTCGTAAAAAACATGATCGCCATCGACGATAAATCGTCGGCTACCGCGATGGTGCTCAATTTGGCGCAATATTACCGTTTCATTACGAAGCTGGAAAGCACGATGACGTCGCTTGGGGATGAGATGAAGCTGGTGCGGAGCTATTTGGATATTCAGAATTTGCGGATGGAACGGTTCCATTACGAAATCGATATCCCGGACTCGATGCTGGAAACCCCAATTCCCCGTCTGCTCATACAGCCGATCGTCGAAAACGCGATTATTCACGGCATAGGCAACATCGAGGGATACGGAATTATTTCCATCGAAGGCAAGGAAACCGACAGCGATTACAAAATCATGATCGATGATAACGGCAACGGATTGTCCGAAGAAAAGGCGGCGGAGCTGCTCGATCGGATATCCCGGCCGCTCGACGGCGAATCCGGCTGTGGACTTTGGAACGTGCATCAACGGCTGCAGCTTCAGTTTAACAAGCAGGAAGGGCTTCAATTCGCGGCCTCGCCGCTAGGAGGACTGCGCGTCATCGTTTCATGGGGAAAAACAATTGCGTCTGACAGCGATCGGAGGGAGTAA
- a CDS encoding carbohydrate ABC transporter permease, whose translation MRIGIGLRMYYAAVTIVLVILFSIPFLWMISASFKTQVEILSSDKWLAFGAEFKNYLMVFKEYDFITFIRNSFVVGTASTLASLALGLPAAYAVAKYRMGLFSLTVLVAKILPGITYLVPWYILFNELHLIDTFAALILSHIVIGLPFIMWVMIPFFESFPAEVEESAWMDGCSKMRTFAMIVLPVSVPGIVTSSLLSFIFSWNNFMFSLILSGEKTKPLPLAVYNFISGTSIEWGALMAAACIITLPVLLLSLVMQKYIVSGLSAGAVKG comes from the coding sequence ATGAGAATCGGGATTGGCCTGCGAATGTATTATGCCGCTGTGACGATTGTACTGGTTATCCTGTTTTCCATACCGTTCCTATGGATGATCTCCGCTTCCTTCAAAACGCAGGTGGAAATTCTTTCGTCCGACAAATGGCTTGCCTTCGGCGCCGAATTTAAAAACTATTTGATGGTGTTTAAGGAATACGATTTCATTACGTTTATTCGCAACAGCTTCGTCGTCGGTACCGCATCGACGCTCGCTTCGCTCGCCTTGGGGCTGCCTGCCGCTTATGCCGTCGCCAAATACCGCATGGGTTTGTTTTCCCTTACGGTGCTCGTGGCGAAAATTTTGCCGGGCATTACTTATTTGGTCCCCTGGTATATTTTGTTTAACGAGCTTCACCTGATCGATACGTTCGCAGCCCTAATATTAAGCCATATTGTCATCGGACTCCCTTTTATCATGTGGGTGATGATTCCTTTCTTCGAGTCGTTTCCCGCCGAGGTGGAGGAGTCGGCCTGGATGGACGGATGCTCCAAAATGCGAACATTCGCTATGATCGTGCTCCCGGTGTCGGTTCCCGGCATCGTTACCTCTTCGCTGCTGTCTTTTATTTTCTCCTGGAACAATTTTATGTTTTCGCTGATTTTATCCGGAGAGAAGACAAAACCGCTGCCGCTTGCGGTGTACAACTTCATCTCGGGCACCTCGATCGAATGGGGCGCCTTGATGGCTGCCGCTTGCATTATTACGCTACCGGTACTTCTCCTATCGCTCGTCATGCAAAAATATATTGTCAGCGGCTTGTCGGCAGGTGCGGTTAAAGGTTAG
- a CDS encoding carbohydrate ABC transporter permease — translation MSSTWIDRNIKWIFSLPAVIFILVMVAFPIAYTVRISLYEWSMSASTPPKWVGLGNYAGLLTGDRFWASVGRTFFHTGVSIVIETILGILIAVLVSRKFKGQKTTKTLLMLPMVATPVSISLVWLLIYEPSIGLANQILKALSLKPLPWLGSVDLVLPSLILVDVWQWTPMIVLIVVAGLTTLPTDPYESASVDGATAAQKFFHITLPLLMPTILTAVILRLIDLLKTFDTIYATTQGGPNYASETLNIMVFNEAFTYFKFGSASALMMLFFLLIMVVIIALIALKKRLGGLH, via the coding sequence ATGAGTTCCACATGGATTGACCGCAATATAAAGTGGATTTTCAGCTTGCCGGCCGTCATTTTTATCCTGGTGATGGTGGCATTCCCAATCGCTTACACGGTTCGCATCAGCTTGTACGAGTGGAGCATGTCCGCGAGTACGCCGCCTAAATGGGTGGGACTCGGGAATTATGCGGGCCTTTTGACCGGAGACCGGTTCTGGGCATCGGTAGGGCGCACTTTTTTCCATACCGGGGTTAGTATCGTCATCGAGACCATACTCGGAATTTTGATCGCGGTGCTGGTCTCCCGTAAATTTAAAGGCCAGAAAACGACGAAAACACTGTTGATGCTGCCGATGGTAGCGACTCCGGTTTCGATTTCGCTGGTTTGGCTGTTAATTTATGAACCGTCCATCGGATTAGCCAACCAAATTTTAAAAGCACTGAGCCTGAAGCCGCTTCCCTGGCTTGGATCCGTCGATCTGGTGCTGCCGTCGCTCATTTTAGTCGATGTGTGGCAGTGGACGCCGATGATCGTGCTGATTGTGGTCGCGGGCCTCACGACCTTGCCGACCGATCCGTATGAGTCGGCCAGTGTGGACGGTGCAACCGCCGCGCAAAAATTTTTCCACATCACGCTTCCGCTGCTGATGCCGACGATTTTGACCGCAGTGATTTTAAGGCTGATCGATTTGCTCAAAACGTTCGACACGATCTACGCCACGACGCAAGGGGGACCGAATTATGCTTCGGAAACGTTAAACATCATGGTATTCAACGAAGCGTTTACGTATTTTAAATTCGGCTCGGCCTCCGCCTTAATGATGCTGTTCTTCCTGCTAATTATGGTCGTCATTATCGCTTTGATCGCGCTTAAGAAAAGGTTGGGTGGGTTGCATTGA